A genomic stretch from Sphingobacterium sp. ML3W includes:
- a CDS encoding arylsulfatase, producing the protein MKTVFILLLTVLSCFLNRSIAQDKRPNIVLILVDDLGFSDIEPYGGTDFHTPNLTELAQQGTRFQEFYNNSICAPTRATLLTGQYAHRAGMGYFNVNLGLPAYQGFLNQESRTLAEILRGAGYSTIISGKWHVGDDNDQWPAQRGFERSFNFVGGASNFYEINDPENPTVPLYRNNKAFYLPKNRYLTDEITDQAIGFLREQAQDKKPFFLYLAFNAPHWPLQAPEEETQKYNGVYQQGWDSLRVKRYENALQKGVFPKGQMIAAKDSSVQEWNKLTYDEQQYWQRRQQVFAAMIDRVDQSIGKVRQTLKELKKDRNTIIIFLSDNGAQGGERNRIYTSRNTETVGLPGSYDVQNSSWSQTGNSPLRSYKDNPYEGGIGSPFIVWYPKEVKANVVKRGTGHLIDIAPTLYDFAQAKYPSKEGDLTTNPLPGISLRQLLRTDKNQVDRQAPLFWERAGNKAVRYGKWKLVSLFKEGNKPQLYNIDEDRGENRDLADQYPEIVKDLEARYTVWAKENGVVDYRLLKPTGQFR; encoded by the coding sequence ATGAAAACAGTATTTATTCTTTTATTGACCGTTCTAAGTTGCTTCCTGAATAGAAGTATAGCACAGGATAAACGGCCAAATATTGTCTTGATTCTGGTCGACGATTTGGGTTTTTCAGATATCGAGCCTTATGGTGGAACAGATTTCCATACACCAAATTTAACGGAATTGGCACAACAAGGCACGCGTTTTCAGGAGTTTTATAACAATTCAATCTGTGCCCCAACACGCGCAACATTGTTGACTGGGCAATATGCCCATCGTGCCGGTATGGGCTATTTTAACGTTAATCTCGGTTTGCCCGCCTATCAGGGATTTCTAAATCAGGAATCGCGGACATTGGCCGAAATACTGCGAGGAGCTGGTTATTCGACTATTATTTCCGGAAAATGGCATGTCGGCGATGATAATGATCAATGGCCTGCACAACGTGGGTTTGAACGCTCCTTTAATTTTGTGGGTGGAGCCTCCAATTTTTATGAAATCAATGATCCCGAAAATCCCACCGTACCCTTGTATCGAAATAACAAAGCCTTCTATTTACCTAAAAATCGGTATCTAACAGACGAAATCACTGATCAGGCAATCGGTTTTCTACGCGAGCAAGCACAGGATAAAAAACCATTTTTCTTATATCTCGCCTTTAATGCACCACATTGGCCTTTGCAGGCTCCGGAAGAGGAAACCCAAAAATATAATGGTGTATACCAACAAGGTTGGGACAGCCTGCGTGTGAAACGCTACGAAAATGCACTTCAAAAAGGTGTTTTTCCTAAAGGTCAGATGATCGCTGCAAAGGATTCAAGTGTGCAGGAATGGAACAAGCTTACTTATGATGAACAACAATATTGGCAACGTCGGCAACAAGTGTTTGCCGCAATGATCGATCGTGTGGATCAAAGCATCGGAAAGGTTCGGCAGACATTAAAAGAACTAAAAAAAGATAGGAACACCATTATCATCTTTTTATCCGACAACGGCGCCCAAGGTGGTGAGCGTAATCGCATTTATACATCCCGAAATACCGAAACCGTTGGTTTGCCCGGCTCCTATGATGTACAAAATAGCAGTTGGTCTCAAACAGGCAATTCACCCTTGCGAAGCTATAAGGACAATCCTTACGAGGGCGGCATTGGTTCACCATTTATTGTCTGGTATCCCAAAGAAGTTAAAGCCAATGTTGTGAAGCGGGGAACAGGACATCTGATTGATATTGCGCCTACATTGTATGATTTTGCACAAGCGAAATATCCATCGAAAGAAGGAGACTTGACCACCAATCCACTACCAGGTATAAGTCTACGGCAACTACTGCGTACAGACAAAAACCAGGTTGACCGCCAAGCCCCCCTGTTTTGGGAACGGGCCGGAAACAAGGCTGTTCGATATGGTAAATGGAAACTTGTCTCCTTATTTAAGGAGGGAAATAAGCCGCAACTTTATAATATCGACGAAGACCGCGGGGAAAATAGAGATCTCGCCGATCAATACCCTGAGATCGTTAAAGACCTCGAGGCTCGTTATACAGTCTGGGCAAAAGAGAATGGTGTAGTAGATTATAGACTGCTGAAACCAACTGGTCAATTTCGCTAA